One region of Fibrobacter sp. genomic DNA includes:
- a CDS encoding XRE family transcriptional regulator: protein MGSRHGVPTPGQAIIEGMEWLKMDKAEFARRLGVSEDLLEKLIAGEAPITAELASSLESVTGSPAAYWKMLARKASNP from the coding sequence ATGGGCTCAAGACATGGCGTTCCCACTCCGGGTCAGGCGATTATCGAGGGCATGGAATGGCTCAAGATGGACAAGGCGGAATTTGCCCGCCGTCTTGGCGTTTCGGAAGACCTTCTGGAAAAATTGATTGCGGGGGAGGCGCCCATTACGGCGGAATTGGCTTCTTCTTTGGAGTCGGTGACCGGGAGCCCCGCCGCCTACTGGAAAATGCTGGCAAGGAAAGCTTCTAATCCGTA